One genomic segment of Danio rerio strain Tuebingen ecotype United States chromosome 11, GRCz12tu, whole genome shotgun sequence includes these proteins:
- the LOC141376555 gene encoding E3 ubiquitin-protein ligase RBBP6-like — MLELILMVLMFISEAMTLLGLLPPNYVCFHCGIPGHHIRHCPSKGGSSSAPLKRIRRSTGIPRSFLLEVDDPNRKGVMMDGSRKYVIPIIDAEAYAAEKKKRPSFSCQTKPLSSSSSAGAASSVQDARGKRSRSPSPPETHGDQKRPRH; from the exons ATGttagagctgattctcatggttctgatgttcatcaGTGAGGCCATGACACTGCTTGGGCTTCTTCCACCCAACTATGTCTGCTTTCACTGTGGGATCccaggacaccacattaggcactgcccctctAAAGGG ggcagcagctctgctccGCTTAAGCGCATCCggaggagcacagggattccccgcagcttcctgttggaggtggacgacccaaaccgaaagggagtcatgatggaCGGCAGCCGcaaatacgtcattcccatcatagacgc tgaggcctatgctgctgagaagaaaaagaggccgtccttctcctgccagaccaagCCACtatcctcctcttcctcagctgGTGCAGCATCTTCAGTCCAGGACGCCAGAGGGAAACGTTCCCGCTCCCCATCTCCACCAGAGACGcacggcgaccagaagagaccacgtcactGA
- the si:dkey-27d5.5 gene encoding E3 ubiquitin-protein ligase RBBP6-like, producing MSCVHYRFQSRLTYDSLQFEGLNITAGELKRQIMRRERLKFCQLKISKAQTDEEYTDDDALIPKNTSVIIRRVPAAGLKSSNRRFVGHQAGPSAKSSQTGDSSLLSLEQLLKTENLAEAKASEEDKLKAVMYQSSLCYYSSR from the exons atgtcttgtgttcattaCAGGtttcagagtcgactcacctacgactcgctccagtttgagggCCTCAACATCACTGCGggagagctgaagcggcagatcatgaggcgcgagaggctgaagttctgccagctgaagatcagcaaagcCCAAACTGATGAAG aatacacagatgatgatgctctcatccctaaaaacacatcggtcatcatcagacgggtcCCTGCGGCTGGACTTAAGTCCtccaacagaagatttgttgg acatcaagctggaccatCAGCTAAATCTTCTCAAACAGGTGattcttcactcctctcactggagcagctgttgaag actgagaatctggctgaggcaaaggcatcagaggaggacaagctaaaagcggtgatgtaccagtccagtctgtgctactactccagcaggtga